A region of the Thamnophis elegans isolate rThaEle1 chromosome 1, rThaEle1.pri, whole genome shotgun sequence genome:
TGGTGCACCTTGGGGTCTGTTCCGAATGGGAGATAAGTATGTTGGTGATTGCTCCCCCATAGGGTGCCCTTGGTTCTGTTTAGGCACCAGATGTTGGTCTCAGAAATCCATCATATCAGGtagtgtccaaaatgtctgtctgccttacgcagagtttatttggcttttataccgtttcaacaagcaaagcaaCAGCATaggtagcaacagcatcttattggtacattctccttgtcaatctctaagaccatcccagACAGGGTAGAGGCTTCACATAAGACAATAGTTCCTGGTACTACCTGGCTACTAATTAGGTGAGGTCATAGATGTTGAGGTAACAGGTTACTGTGATCATGGCAGTTTGCTGTGCATGTCTGTACATAACCTTTGTATAACCTCTACAGCTTTCCTAAAAGTAGAAGGCCCTGAAACCATTACATTGCTAATGACATTTGTGGCAGTAGCTTAAGGATTTTATTACCGGAGTAACCTTGAATATCCAAATACAAAGATGTATAGCTGGAAGAGAATCTGTATGTAGTATCGAGGTGGGAGTGGAAATAAATTGTTTATGGGCTATGGTAACTGTATTCAGCTGGGTTGTATATGCATGTGCAATTGACTTGTATGGGCCCACTGAAAGCATGACAACACCTAATACATCTTGATAGTTTGCCTCTAGTCCACAGAAACAATTTGCAAATCAGGTTTTGTAGTCTATCAATATGAAATAACCAAACTGCAACTGATTGGAGAGAGGGATAGATCCGTTTATTACATATGATTTATGTGTAAGATGCTTAAGGGTCTCCAGCTGGACGAGTTTTCCCCAAACTAATGAAAATTGTGGTGCCCCATTGGTGTACCtgaaagtggcaaaatatattttctagaGACCATCACTCTGAGTTTAACTTGGTTACCAACTGACAATCAAAGGCGTACGAGCAATTCTGCCTTTCTTACAACCCAATGCAACTGCACCCTATAAAGTACTTTTTAAAGTTGGTTCCAGCAAGTGTTGTCTGAAAAAGGCTAATATTCTTTGCCAGGCATCTTCCTGTGCCTCTGCATGTTCTTTCCACTTTCCGCCCCAGAGTGTAAGGCTCCCAATTGTCCTGTGAAGTGAAATACAGCACAAGGGCATATAAGGAGGCTCCAAGAGGTGTCCAGCTTCAGGATAGCAATAGAACTCCACATGACGTCCATTCTGCTGAAGGCGGCTAACAACCTCTTGGCAGAACATTTGACTTTTCCAGTTTCTGTCATCCTGTCCGCATATAAAGAGGTACTTGCTTGAGGACTTTTCAACAGGGATGCGGCATGGCCAGGTCGATGGGTCTTTGGGATCATCCATTACTTCAGCAAAAGTTAGTACATTCGGAACATCAGTAGGTTTGACCCTGCCCAAATCTAAAGGATGAGGTGGAATGATTTGTCCTTTcactttcaaagggaaaaaagcatTTAACCCTGTGCCAGAAATGCTGACAGCAGCTTGGATGTTTGGCCAAAATGCAGCTAAAGAAAGACCGAGATCTGCACCTTGAGACAGTCCCAGGACTCCAATTTTCATAGATTTAACCTGAAACCACAGGAAAAGGATTACCTTAATATCCATATCCATTCTTTCtccattaatttaaatttatctcCTAACTTCCTTTCCTCCAGATGGTATGCAATTATAACATTCAAAATACACAACAATTTTGGAGAACATTAAGTGGAGGGAGGGTGGCCAAATAGAAATTTTTGCAACACAAGTTGGAACCAAACCCAAAACCTTTTCAGCATCAGCTTAAGATAAATTTGCATTTATGAATCTCAGTATAAACTAAAGTTTTCCATTGGAACAAGACTTCAGATTAACTGCATTGCATTACAAAACTATAAAAGCACCAAATTATTTCTTGCTCAAAGGTCAATGCTCCATCACCCATGATCTTAGTTTGCTTCCATACCTTTTGTTGTTTCTGCAGGAACATTATTGCTTCACCAAAATAATCTAAGTCAATGAACTTTGGGAAAGCTGGGAGATCTTCAAAAGCTAAAAAAGCAAGTGCCAGTGTAACAAAACCTCTGCTTGCCAAAAGGCTTGCTCTGTATTCCACCAGTCCCCCTCCAGATCCATACAAGTCAAGAACTGCTGGGAAAGGTCCAGGACCtaaaaaaagacacaaaaagGAACAGGGCTTTACAGGAATATAAAACCACACAGGCTGACACTTTTGGAAGGAAAATTCAGGGACCAGCCCTACAATTTAAGACACCCTTTCCCAGTTCTCCAACAGTTGGTGGACTCtaagacagtggtccccaacctttttatcgccgcggaccagtcagcctttgataattttaccgtggcccgctgagcgcgcgcaggggtgggggggcgttgttcgcgacgacacattgattgtttatatatcacgtgcgtaccagcgcggggctctcttccctggagcctttgcgcacggcccaggagcttttgcgctgcagcgatcatgtcccccggccgctgcagcgatcatggcccccggccgctgcgcggcccagtgccaggtactccacggcccggcaccggtccgcggaccgggggttggggaccactgctctaagacACCCAAATCAAACCATCTAGAGATTTAGAGCTATCCAGCACACCTGTGGAATAAATGCTGGACAGACCTGGTTTAAGACTTCTAGTGAAGCCTTTGCTTCAAGATAAATTGATATCAGAGAATGTCTCACCCATTTGTGGAGTTCCAAGTTTTATTGAGCTGGAATTCTTCTCTATTCAGATCtagaataaatcttttttttaactattttgaTTTAATGCTGCTGTTTGATAAGTTAGTTTTGGTAGAATTTGGGAACCTAGAAGGGAAGCAGCTCCAGGGATGGAGGGATGTGTGTTTGTCTCAGGTATTTTCAACCATCTACCTTTAGGGATGAAATTGTTTCCAGTCAGTTCATTCGCTGCCCGCTTTTCCACAGCCCTCCTAAGCGGGTTCGTTTCAGAGACCTCAGCCCCGCGACCCCAGGGATTTCAGCCCATCCACCCGTGCAACTTGCAACTCACCGGGCGGGTAGAAAAGCGTGGCTCTGAGCCGGCCTTCTCGCACGGGCACCCTCTTCACGCCTTCGGCCACGAAGTGCCTCTCGCTGCGGCAGCTGCAAAGGAGCGAGCCGGTGACTCCGCGCCCGTCGTACACCTCGTAGGTGACACAGAACGGGGTGAGGACGTTCCGCTTACTCAGCCTCTTGTAGGGCGTCGTGGATTCCAGCGCCCACAGTAAGCCCATGGGCTCCACCCCGCAGTAGCTCCCACCTAGCGACGGGGAGCAGCTGAGGTCCAGTTCTCCGTTCCCTTCAGCCCGATAGTACGCGCGCGATTGGAAGAGGTGGCCGCTCTCATCCTCCAAAGACGCCGCGACGGTGACCTCCTGTAGCGGAGAGAGGCCCTCGATCTTCACCTGCACGGGATCGTCATACAGGCAGGCGGGGGAAGGCAAGACCAGGATGCGCACCGCCATCACAGCAAATTTGCTTAAGCCAGACAAACTTCCCTTTGCTCCCGCTCAGACTTGCCGTGCTTCTTTCGCCTCCTGGACTTTGGCTCCCAGTTTATAACTCGAAGGAAGGGCGGAGAGTAAAAGCACGCCATGATGGtttctgggaaatgtagtcctTAAAAATCATAAATAATAACAGTCACAAAGTTCTGGCAAATTATGGGCGGGGTGGGGAGAGCTAAGTCAAATCATTCCTGCGAACTGATTGCAAGAGTTCCCTTGCTGGAGTTAATCAAATTGGCAATCAAAAATCAGAacagtgctggaagggaccttcaaagttcttctactccaacccccatTTTTCagactctccagtctcttcttaagatgaaaccagtgatgaaacacacaacttctggtggcaagctgttccactggttaattgttctgttaggaagttcctccttaattccaggttgcttttctccctgactagtttccatccattgtttcttttcctgccctctggggctttggaaaataaattgcccCCCCTCCCTTTGTGGCAAcgtctcaaatactggaatactgctatcatgcctgcttcttcttttttctactcACCAAacacaaatcctgcaactgttcctgatatgttttcatctccaggcctttaatcatgaGTTGctgctctttgcactttttccagtctcaacatcttttttgtaatgtggcaaccaaaactggatgcagtattccaggcgtagttttactaaggttttataaaagtactaatacttcacctgATTTTTATTCTATGCCcctttatacaaccaaggattgtattagctttttttggctACAGAGACACACTGCTGCCTCATATTtcagtgattgtccactaagaaaccaaggtccctctcaaattattgtttttgagccaggATTTGCCTAATCTGAACTtgtacctttgatttttcctacCTAAGTttaaaaactttgcttttctccaggttaaacttcattttgttagatagggcccattgttcaagcctGTCAACAatcttctgcaaatttgataagttccccttaTATTTCCTAAtcagtcatttatgaagatgttgaagagtactaggcctaaGACAAAACCTTGTGgtgcaatcttttaaaaaataagtagtcCCTCAATAACGTACTTTTTATCCGTCGTTTAAGAGCTAATAACAGTAACTCTGAATACTATTCCAAGGCAAGAGTTTAATCCTCTCCAAAATGCTAATGTCTAATGTCTAATGTCTTCATAAGCTTTTATTTCATTCCTCAGTTCATCAGTCCTCACAGAGACAGATGTGTGTAGGTCAAATAAAGCTAGCAGTTTATGTAGTTAAGATACATGGGAGCCATCATGTCGCCCACTGGTTTAGCTGGAAGCCCATTAATCCCATTATAGGGTACAGGTGGTAACCTGAATACTATCTATACTGTCAGATAAATTATGAGAAAAGTAAGTATTCTGCAATGTATTCTTTTCCTTGCTGGTGAAGGTACGTGTTCATCTACCTCATTCTGAGAGGCAGCTTCTATCCTAGAATCCCAGAAATGTTGCAATAATTGCAGTGCAAACAATGTGACATAGTGTAAAACTTGAACCGGGCCCAAACTCAGAGATGACCATATTGCTTGGAGGCCTAATGGGTAAAGAAAATGGGTAAAACTAGCAGATACTATCCACTAATCACTATTCCGTGTTTTTTCATTCAACAGACAAATACAGATGGTGAATGATATTGAGGGCATTAAAACACTGTTTATCTGCAGGAATCCATTTTACACTAGGAATAAATGGTGTCATTTCCAAACATTATCCTGAAATCTCATTGAAATGGAGAAGAAAATCTGCTTCGTTTTTTTGTTAATCAGAACATGATTTGGCAACTGACACAGTGATGAGACGAAGTATTTCACTAAAAATAGGAAAACAGCCGTGTAAGATACAATTTGTCCAACATCTCCTATAATGCACTCATATTATATAAAAATTGCCTTTTATCTTTATGAGATCAGTtatgaaaatatttctttaaattacATGAATAAAGATATACAAAAATTGGAAGCACAGTTCCATATCAGATGTAAAAGGTTAGCTGTTGCAAGAAGAATCCAAGATTGGTTGTGCAGCTTTTGTGAGAGAATCCAGTAGCTGATAATAGGAGTATTTTAGATCATATTCCATATCATACCAATAATTcactgaggaagaaaaaaaagtattttaatactattaataatatTCTTACCTTGTAATTTAAGGTTTATAATTCACTCTGTGATTCAATGCAAATTAAAAACCAAATATACAGATAACTTGCAGATTCTACCTTTAATATTATTACCAATTCTTTTTAGAGATTCTGTAATTGGAACCTTGGAAGGAAGTAATCCAATTGTTCTGCCCACTATAAATAAATTCAGCCAAGAGATTTCAACAGTTCTGCTTCAATAAACAACTTTATTACTAGAATTAGTTACTACATGACTATAATGACATTCTGATACAATATTTTCAAATGGAatgttggtcctacctgaacgtTCTTCTCAGCGTAGCGCAGGACGGTCCAGAAGTGGGttgttcaatccttatttgccTCATGGCCTCcaaacaaaatggccaccacctacactgacctccccaaaatggccaccatACAATTCCCCTTCCAATATGGCTGCCCCCAGGGCCCCATACTTTCATGGAAGGCACTCAAGGCAGAATTGTGATTCCGGCAAGAGAAAACGGCCCTGAGAACTCCGGATCAGCTGCACAACTCCTTTGCAGAAAAACCGCCGCTGATCGCGCTCCCAGCCAGCCAGAAAAAAACTCGCACAGCTCGCCAGCGCTCTATCTATGCCATCCCTGCACTCCTCGCATTGCCGCTTGCCTCCTGCTGCCACTGCAAACCAGCGGCAGGATCGGAGCCTCCAAGAAAAGGCACACTGGACCAGGTGACCACAGAGAAAAGCAGGGAAACTGCCGCAGAAAAGCCCCGATAGCCAGTGCGGCTAGCGGCTCACTATTGAGAACCCGGGAAAGACTTTAAGCAGCGCCAGGTGTTAGTTCTCCTTGAAGACGATGCACGCTGGTGAAAGGGATTTGGGAGGCAACTTCTCCACCATTGAGCCAGCCAAATTAATAAATCCGGGAGGTTACAAAAATGAACTAATACCAGAACTAAAAAAATCAACTCACAGCAATCGAAAAAAGCATCTCTTTTGGGGCAAGACTGAGTCGGAATGGGAAGTTAGCAGGGGAAGCTGGAGGTGTGGTTTCAATTCTGACTCAGTCTCTTGggcaaataaggattgaacaaCCCACTTCTGGACCCTCCTGCGCCATCAGCTGGAGAAGTAACTGGTTTTAtgtattttcatggaaacagaaGTTATTTTTTGAAATAGTAAAACATCATATAgatgatatttattttaaatgaacaTAAGcaaggtagtccttgcttaactatATTAATAAGGAGTGCAATTTCTACTGCCAAGCAATATGGTTGTAAAGAGCAATGTTATGTGAGCTCATCCCTTAGCAACCACAATTCCAGCAGTCcccattgctgttgttaagtgaggatgcCCTTGcaattccctgccagcttccaacaGGCAAGATTCATGGGAAATCTGGCAGGAAGTACCAAATCCCGGGCAAGCTGGCAAGCAGGGTGGTAGGGCAGGTAAGTGACTGCTGTGGCATGGCACCAGAGAAACTGAGCAGAGAACAGGTGCTATAAAGGTAGTTTTTAGCAATTCTTTCTTTTGCAATCTCCTCAAGGTCAGCGAAGACTCCCTCTAAAATGTTTGTCTGCAGAACAATTCCATGAGTAGAATTTGAATGAGTGAAGCAAGATCTATGCCTACAAATGGTTTGTTTTGAAATTATCACAATCTCTCTCCTTCCGGATGAATATAATAACCTTTTAAAGATCCCTACGCTCATCTAATGCTCTTACTCTTGTTTTTAGATTcttttaaacttgtttttttatctATACTTTCGGTTTTAATAcatatatcctattctagctgaatacccatgctccgctatgactatgtgatcgggcttgataaattgacacttgcagcttgaaaattaataagTAGTTACGATCAACCTCTCctctcaccttctctccctcagacttgccccacagaatcctcccctatcctattcccttctctccctccgccttgccccacagaaacctcgcCTATATTATCCCCTTCTCTgcctcaggctcctctccaaactcccagccagcaggccggatgagtcacgtgctggccatgcccaagtggcagtttgaAGAGAAATCTTTTCAGGTAGGGAGGGGAGAGTAGAACTCTTTACCATCAGAGTGTGTTATTAACAATATaacaaatactaatgatctgatggtaatttcaaaaaatcctttccaagggagcacctagaagccaagaggaacatatgtgccacatttcaagtttgtaggctctatggttctggagatttcgtgatccGGCGTGAGTgattttcacttttatatatttaGTTCAATCCTacagccatgttccttttgggatctttggcctgccacacttctattctactattctgttCTATAGTGGGTAATTGGGAAGGGGGATAGTACGGAGTAGaatgttatgtagccaaaataaaattcctttctagattgtcaaggccatcctttgttttggtacctctgcacctgacaggaactggatgggtggaacagccagcatggcagtggaagattggaccatgtggtggacttgtgggtgtgggagcaagatcatgaacttcaacttgggggggacggggacgaagaagctcagattcaggttttcccccaGATGTGCTAGCCtggctcttaataaattggaactttgagcagcacgttgccttggactctgatttaattttggatgctatctggaatgctgacatttAGATATCATCtatgttttcactttttttttcttttgttactcTAAATTCTGGTGTGTTTTCTATGCTTTTAAATTGACTGCATCCCACCCTTATACTGGTGTATGatgataataaagatttgatttgatatttTGGAATAACATTGAATACAATCTAACTGAAGACAGAAGGAAATGTTGACAGAGAAATCTGGTGAGCTTCTAGctattataatttaaaagataCCTTTGGCATTTTTCTTACCTGCTGTGCAGCCATGTGATTGCTGAACATGATGAAACCAAAGAGAAGGAAGATACAACATTTCACCAGACTTCACAGTACATCTTAAAGGTTTTGCCTGAGCATATTCTGGGTATTGTTTCAGATCTGGACTTAAAGGATCTAAAGGAATCCACGGTACCTTTGTGGATGAAAGGTTAATACAATATTTAGCTATTAATAAGATAATTATTTCTTCCAGAAttcaatcctttttttctttttaagatgaaTATTTGAAAAGCACTGAAAATAGAATCCTGCACATACAGCACGTACAACCACATatcaaaggattttaaaaaacaattactgtAGAGATGGGACAGAGTTCCAGGAGGACAACCATCACTGCCACCCTACACCGATCTGGGGTTTATGGCAGAGTCGCTAGACGGAAGCCTCTTCTGGGTGCAAAGCACTTGAAAGCCCACTTGGAGtttgcaaacaaaaacaaaaaaaccccacaccacCTAATGGACACCGAGACTACAAGGAACACCACACTCTCACAGTTCACCACctgatgaaaccaagattgaacagTTTGGCCTAAATTCTAAACATTATATCTGGAGGAAACCAGGCACTGCTCATCATCTGCCCAATATCATCCCAACAGTGAAAGATGGTGATGGCAGCATCATGCTGTTAGGGTATGTGTGCGTTTTTCAGCAGAAAAGACTGGGATCAGGGTTGAGGGAAAGCTGAATGGAGCAAAGTACAGGGTTCCCCTCAATGAAAAACTGTTCCACAGAGCTCAGGCTCTCAAACTGGGCCAAAGGCTCACTTTCCAACATGTGTCATGGTCCTGTTGGAGCCCGAGTCTGAAGAGGAGGATGAAATGAAGCTAGGGCAGATGGAGGAATGACCGGAGTAGGAGTAGGAGGCAGTCCCAGGTCCCTCGGGCCTGGGGAGGATCACCAGTGAGGGAGAGGGGGCACAGGAGGACCAGGTGAGGGCGGAGGACAGGGCAAGCAGTAGAGCAGATGAACAATTACCTACCCCCGCCACCCCCAATCCCCAAGCACGGAGAATGGAGAGGAGGCAGGATCAGCACAGGGCAACCCAATGATCGGGAGGAGgat
Encoded here:
- the LOC116516580 gene encoding acyl-coenzyme A thioesterase 1-like, with the protein product MAVRILVLPSPACLYDDPVQVKIEGLSPLQEVTVAASLEDESGHLFQSRAYYRAEGNGELDLSCSPSLGGSYCGVEPMGLLWALESTTPYKRLSKRNVLTPFCVTYEVYDGRGVTGSLLCSCRSERHFVAEGVKRVPVREGRLRATLFYPPGPGPFPAVLDLYGSGGGLVEYRASLLASRGFVTLALAFLAFEDLPAFPKFIDLDYFGEAIMFLQKQQKVKSMKIGVLGLSQGADLGLSLAAFWPNIQAAVSISGTGLNAFFPLKVKGQIIPPHPLDLGRVKPTDVPNVLTFAEVMDDPKDPSTWPCRIPVEKSSSKYLFICGQDDRNWKSQMFCQEVVSRLQQNGRHVEFYCYPEAGHLLEPPYMPLCCISLHRTIGSLTLWGGKWKEHAEAQEDAWQRILAFFRQHLLEPTLKSTL